The DNA sequence GCAGCCAATACCGTGGGCGACCCACGGCGGCTCCCGCCAGAAGCGTGGCGGCGCAGGAGAAGGATGAGCAACCGGAGGCTGGAGGGTGTACACATGCCTCAGAACAAATGGTGAGGAGTAAAggctctctttgtgtgtgtgtgtgtgtgtgtgtgtgtgtgtgtgtgtgtgtgtgtgtgtgtgtgtgtgtgtgtgtgtgtgtgtgtgtgtgtgtgtgtgtgtgtgtgtgtgtgtgtgtgtgtgtgtgtgtgtgtgtgtgtgtgtgtccaatgcATTATTCTATCATTCATCAATACCAAATcagttaatttttgttgttgtgaaattagattttatttatgttttcaaaCAATATTTAAACATACTCAGACAATATCAAATAAATGACAATTGATCacattatacaggtctaatatacaggtctaatatacaggtctaatttACAGGTCTAATATAGACTTTAGACTTTATGAAGAGCTGGATTAGTCTTCGTCCTCAGGCCCTCTAGAGAGTGTTGTATCTAGTTAATCATGCAGGCCCTTTAGGGGGTGTTGTGTTTTACGGGCTGTGGAGACAACACATTCTTAGCATTAGCATCTACCATCTCTGCCATAAGGATCCTATGTTCAAAGCGGAAACACTTCCTTAGCATTAGCATCTACCATCTCTGCCATAATAATCCTATGCTTACAGCGGTAACACTTCCTTAGCATTAGCATCTACCATCTCTGCCATAATGATCCTATGCTTACAGCGGTAACACTTCCTTAGCATTAGCATCTACCATCTCTGCcataatgataatataatataataatatatgccatttagcagacgcttttatccaaagcgacttacagtcatgtgtgcatacattctacgtatgggtggccccgggaatcgaacccactaccctggcgttacaagcgccatgctctaccaactgagctacagaaggacagaaggagagacagagagcgagagagggagagggagagggagagaaagagatagagacagagagagaggacgagaaggacagagagagatcctATGCTTACAGCGGTAACACTTCCTTAGAATTAGCATCTACATTATCCAGTGTGTCCATCCTCCTCCGGCTCAACAGGGGGTGCTGTGTCCTACTGGATGTGAGCTGAAGACGGCCATGCTGAAACAAGAGAGGAACGTGAAAGATGAAGTGAAGAGGATGCAGAAAGATGTTGACGAACTGTCGAGATCCTCTAACACCATCTATAACTACGTAGACGGCATGTCCTCagcgctgagagagagacaactagTCAGCAACggtacaatacacacacacacacacacacacacacacacacacacactttcatatGGACATAGTGGACAGTGTCCCGACGTTCTCACAGTGGACAGTGTCCTGACGTTCTCCGCTCTGTCCAATAACTAAACATATACACTACCTTATACCTTATAGAGTGCTGTCATGTTCGCCAAGTATACTAAGcatgctctcctctcttctctcctccgaactcccccccccctctccccgtcAATCTcacccctctcatctccctcacccctctctccccatctcatctccctcacccctctctcccccttctcatctccctttccccctctacAGAGAATGGAGACCTGGTGAGTCGGTACACGGACAGTCTGGAGTCCCAGCATGCCTTTGCAAAGGAGGCTATAGACACAGTCTTCCCTTCTAACATtaggtgtgtatttgtgtgtttgtgtgtgcttgtgtttgtgtgtgtttgtgtgtgtgtgtttgtgtgtgtgtatatcggAGGGGCAAGGTACAGTTATTAGCATCTTCAAGACATCGCTGAAAAACATCTACTCATTGCCATGAAGATCCTATGGTCACAGCTGAAACACTTCCTTAGCGTTAGCATCAACTCACTGTCATAGAGATCCTATGGTCACAGCTGAAACACTTCCTTAGCGTTAGCATCAACTCACTGTCATAGAGATCCTATGGTCACAGCTGAAACACTTCCTTAGCGTTAGCATCAACTCACTGTCATAGAGATCCTATGGTCACAGCTGAAACACTTCCTTAGCGTTAGCATCAACTCACTGCCATAGAGATCCTATGGTCACAGCTGAAACACTTCCTTAGCGTTAGCATCAACTCACTGTCATAGAGATCCTATGGTCACAGCTGAAACACTTCCTTAGCATTAGCATCAACTCACTGCCATAGAGATCCTATGGTCACAGCTGAAACACTTCCTTAGCGTTAGCATCAACTCACTGTCATAGAGATCCTATGGTCACAGCTGAAACACTTCCTTAGCGTTAGCATCAACTCACTGCCATAGAGATCCTATGGTCACAGCTGAAACACTTCCTTAGCGTTAGCATCAACTCACTGTCATAGAGATCCTATGGTCACAGCTGAAACACTTCCTTAGCGTTAGCATCAACTCACTGTCATAGAGATCCTATGGTCACAGCTGAAACACTTCCTTAGCGTTAGCATCAACTCACTGCCATAGAGATCCTATGGTCACAGCTGAAACACTTCCTTAGCGTTAGCATCAACTCACTGTCATAGAGATCCTATGGTCACAGCTGAAACACTTCCTTAGCGTTAGCATCAACTCACTGTCATAGAGATCCTATGGTCACAGCTGAAAGACTTCCTTAGCGTTAGCATCAACTCACTGTCATAGAGATCCTATGGTCACAGCTGAAACACTTCCTTAGCGTTAGCGTCTGTATTGAACCAGGGGTTCATTCATTAAAGGCATAAAAAAAGTCTTCTTCTTCCGTCAGGATTCTTCAAGGGGTCCTTGAGAAGATCCGGCTGAAGATTCAGAGAGTGGAGAAGGCCATCCTGGCCCAGAGGGAAGAATGCAAGGAACCGTGCACTGTCTCCTGCCCCATACCTGTTGTCTCTGGTGAGGATGCGGACAGTGGGGTGGTTGGTTCTGTGGGTCGGGGTGGTTGGTTCTGTGGGTGGTTCTGTGGgcgggtaggtgggtgggtgggtggttctGTGGGTCGGGGTGGTTGGTTCTGTGGGTGAGTGGTTCTGTGGGTGGGGGTGGTTGGTTCTGTGGGTGGTTCTGTGGGCGGGTAGGTGGGTGGTTCTGTGGGTCGGGGTGGGTGGTTCTGTGGGTGGATGGTTCTGTGGGTGAGTGGTTCTGTGGGTGGGGGTGGTTGGTTCTGTGGGTGGTTCTGCGGGTGGATGGGTGGTTCTGTGGGTGGGTGGTTCTGTGTGTCGGGGTGGTTGGTTCTGTGGGTGGTTCTgtgggtgggtggttgtttcTGTGGGTGGttctgtgggtgggtgggtgggtggttctgtgggtgggtgggtggttctgtgggtgggtgggtggttctGTGGGTGGGTGGTTCTGTGTGTTGGGGTGGTTGGTTCTGTGGGTGGTTCTGTGGGTGGGTGGTTCTGTGGGTGGTTGGTTCTGTGGGTGGAAATATAGCTTACAGTAGGTCGGTCTGACTCATGCTAAGGTGACCCTGCCTGCCACTTCAACATCACTGTCACCTAATATGGAATTCTCTCATCATGAGAGCATGAGTCATTGATTTCTTAGGACGTTGATTTGCCAGGGCGAAAGACCGAGCTTCCGTTCCCACCTGTGGCATCAGACTAAACttatctgcccccccccccccacaggtAAGGAGTGTGAGGACATCTTCAGGAAAGGAGGAAGGGATTCTGGGATGTATCTGATCCAGCCTGACTCCTTCTACCAGCCCTACAAGGTCTACTGTGACCAGACCACACAGAAAGGAGGTtggtgctccctctctctctctctctctctctctctctctgctctctctctctctctctctctctctctctctgtctctctctctctctctctctctctctctctctctctctctctctctctctctctctctctctctctctctctctctctctctctctctctctctctctctctctctcacacactccagCCATGCTTGTGTATATCTAGAACTTATAAATGCATGAGGGGGAGTGAAAAAGTGCTTTTGGAGAAAGGAATCGGAGATCTGTTTATTATCCCCCCTCCAGGCTGGACCACTATCCAGAACAGGAAGGATGGTTCTGTGGACTTTGGCCGGCGTTGGGACAACTACCGCAGTGGTTTCGGAAACATCGCCTTCAACGTTGGAAAGGGACATTGCAACACTCcaggtgagaggagggaaatATAAATATGAATATACTACAATGGAAACATACAATTTCATTTAGATTCAGTCAATTTAGGAGGTAAAGTCATGATGTCACCGACCGTGTGTTTGTCCTGTGTCATGTGACAGGGGAGTACTGGCTGGGTAACG is a window from the Oncorhynchus keta strain PuntledgeMale-10-30-2019 chromosome 35, Oket_V2, whole genome shotgun sequence genome containing:
- the LOC118378694 gene encoding fibrinogen beta chain, with translation MKRLLLLCLCVYAARCQDDYDEYDMGDKTDLKRVVDPRGHRPLSRGSETYSPVRNNPPPVSGGSQYRGRPTAAPARSVAAQEKDEQPEAGGCTHASEQMGVLCPTGCELKTAMLKQERNVKDEVKRMQKDVDELSRSSNTIYNYVDGMSSALRERQLVSNENGDLVSRYTDSLESQHAFAKEAIDTVFPSNIRILQGVLEKIRLKIQRVEKAILAQREECKEPCTVSCPIPVVSGKECEDIFRKGGRDSGMYLIQPDSFYQPYKVYCDQTTQKGGWTTIQNRKDGSVDFGRRWDNYRSGFGNIAFNVGKGHCNTPGEYWLGNDRISQLTKQGPTEVLMEMEDWSGNKVHAQYRKFTIQGETSNYILAIDGYSGTAGNVMLDGATTLFGENRTMTIHNGMMFSTYDRDNDNWTPGDPSKQCSREDGGGWWYNRCHSANPNGRYYWGGAYTRYMAKHGTDDGMVWMNWKGSWYSLKAICMKIRPYFASR